From the Theileria equi strain WA chromosome 4 map unlocalized gcontig_1105316255041, whole genome shotgun sequence genome, one window contains:
- a CDS encoding hypothetical protein (encoded by transcript BEWA_045380A): MPRKWTFPFVDSESLIWVLDFDFKTLRDFEDATDKAVNSEFVDVVVSADSGDTVIDISEINVARPETSTVYGLEFGPNELTVKTFYSGNKIYATRVLDNGVLIWEVSEKERCKFVELYYKGDSKLLRLLIVLGGYPRTYYLYYEKVDGRWKSVQSENEFDQKLEELKNTFEQTSRDSESPKNAESFKEGWIKSKWNSVTYSRSSTMMSSPVPQQSLDLDDVTDPRCKVIYVDIDGVPVRMHIMSMETNVTKLLYGENETKKNELHQTYRKYQDTNSWYDRFGWLGTKGWKSYDRKYLRNLNALKVGSNLPTRFALDISSYEDTYDCRVTVSKQDSITTRLFTANSGHLIDKVTDGPTDIWNAEHDVICFLCEVHIKGNSKLLRLHATSGNYQLAFQSFECSDGDWDIVTNADFNAKLKTLW; this comes from the exons ATGCCTCGAAAATGGACATTTCCCTTTGTTGACTCAGAGTCTCTTATTTGGGTTTTAGATTTCGATTTTAAGACTTTGAGAG ATTTTGAAGATGCTACTGACAAGGCCGTCAATAGTGAATTCGTAGATGTGGTGGTTTCCGCCGACAGCGGAGATACAGTTATAGACATATCCGAAATTAACGTTGCAAGACCTGAGACATCGACCGTTTATGGACTTGAGTTTGGACCAAACGAACTGACAGTCAAAACCTTTTATTCAGGAAACAAAATTTATGCAACTCGCGTTTTAGACAATGGAGTACTGATCTGGGAAGTCTCTGAAAAGGAAAGGTGCAAGTTTGTTGAGTTGTATTATAAAGGAGATTCCAAGTTGTTGAGGCTCTTGATTGTGCTAGGAGGTTATCCTAGGACTTACTATCTCTACTACGAGAAAGTTGATGGCAGGTGGAAGAGTGTCCAAAGTGAAAATGAGTTTGATCAGAAACTTGAAGAATTGAAAAACACTTTTGAACAAACTTCCAGAGATTCAGAGTCACCAAAGAATGCCGAGTCCTTTAAGGAAGGCTGGATTAAATCAAAGTGGAATAGTGTCACATATTCAAGGTCGTCCACAATGATGTCCAGCCCCGTTCCTCAACAATCTTTAGACCTTGATGATGTCACTGATCCCAGATGTAAAGTTATATATGTGGACATTGATGGAGTACCTGTAAGAATGCACATTATGAGTATGGAAACAAATGTAACAAAGCTTCTTTACGGGGAAAACGAG ACAAAAAAAAACGAGTTACATCAGACATATCGCAAGTATCAGGATACCAATAGTTGGTACGACCGTTTTGGTTGGCTTGGCACAAAAGGCTGGAAGAGTTACGATAGGAAATATCTTAGGAATCTTAATGCTCTAAAAGTTGGTTCTAATCTACCCACTAGGTTTGCTCTGGACATTTCTTCTTATGAGGATACTTATGATTGTAGAGTGACAGTGAGTAAGCAGGACAGCATTACCACTCGCTTATTTACCGCAAACTCTGGTCATCTCATAGATAAAGTCACGGATGGACCAACTGACATATGGAACGCTGAACATGATGTCATTTGCTTTCTCTGTGAGGTTCACATTAAAGGTAACTCCAAGCTTCTTAGACTACATGCAACGAGTGGAAATTATCAGCTTGCTTTCCAAAGCTTTGAATGCTCTGACGGGGACTGGGATATTGTAACAAACGCAGATTTTAATGCTAAACTCAAAACATTGTGGTAA
- a CDS encoding conserved hypothetical protein (encoded by transcript BEWA_045390A), which yields MNVLGVLHLVLLVRSCIATLTDSQVEGGDGGTKTIAKSTKELVVPITLDLAEVNTNSVDVPATTVQDGISTTYYYPKEKFYFNKIVDGGRTVWESTEEKCSPAYTISKGDITFLALLLKKSDDETELIYYEKKNLRWKLIEKTKCEKMIEELKMQPEQPAVKTVDLDLSYVDSITFSVEESEEDKVPLKKFAVKTDHHLNEINNGDSELWKSESPNKHCTLVTVYFEGENPMLTSLSLNQGFVYLQNKDGKWVGVSKDGYDVALTEMKKLASLPKARTVELDVSDVDDSAFTVKEETVEGLPLKTVTPKSDFHISSVMDGEKEVWKGLDKEHTPKVMIYYDGESPASVVVNFVKADGKNVLKYHNKQGDKWNVVKKEDREKLLKEFKASEDNKDKESSENLPSPGLILDIGRPDSTNYQSFDYNKDGIPTRFIMPKDDNVITSVKEGSLEVWKASGDNDTCAFVTLRLSDGKPVVAQLTKNANGHPMVIFVKKDGTWKPTNDYSAELKKLRITPKSVIGFTLDISATKDTDKCTIFDTKLYGVPVRFYVPKVGFHATKLSFGGTELWTNAPESNKRIFLLIAGLSNGELNIIHVFTRGQSNGSELLYYECKDGNWQNIQRDEYSKKFKELKK from the coding sequence ATGAATGTTTTGGGGGTTTTACATCTGGTTCTATTAGTTAGATCTTGCATAGCTACCTTAACCGACTCACAGGTTGAGGGAGGAGATGGAGGAACGAAAACAATTGCTAAATCCACCAAAGAACTCGTAGTTCCAATTACCCTAGATTTGGCTGAGGTGAATACAAATTCTGTTGATGTTCCAGCTACTACTGTGCAAGATGGCATAAGTACAACCTACTACTACCCAAAGGAGAAATTCTACTTTAATAAGATAGTTGATGGAGGCAGGACTGTATGGGAGTCTACTGAAGAGAAGTGTTCTCCAGCGTATACTATCTCAAAGGGTGATATAACATTTCTTGCTCTCTTGCTAAAGAAGTCTGATGATGAGACTGAGTTAATATACTAcgaaaagaagaatctaaGGTGGAAGCTCATAGAGAAGACAAAGTGTGAGAAGATGATAGAGGAATTAAAGATGCAACCTGAGCAACCAGCTGTAAAAACCGTCGATCTGGATCTTTCATATGTTGACTCTATAACATTCTctgtagaagaatctgaggaGGATAAGGTTCCTCTCAAGAAATTTGCCGTTAAAACTGATCATCACCTGAATGAAataaataatggagattctgaACTTTGGAAATCGGAATCTCCGAACAAACATTGTACACTTGTCACGGTATACTTTGAGGGAGAGAATCCCATGCTAACATCCTTATCACTTAACCAAGGATTTgtttatttacaaaataaagACGGTAAATGGGTTGGTGTTTCTAAGGATGGCTATGATGTTGCACTGACTgagatgaagaaactaGCTTCCTTACCCAAAGCCAGGACTGTCGAATTAGATGTCTCTGATGTAGACGATAGTGCCTTTACGGTTAAGGAGGAAACCGTTGAGGGACTACCTCTAAAGACTGTTACTCCAAAGAGTGACTTTCACATATCCTctgttatggatggagagaaggaaGTTTGGAAGGGTCTAGATAAAGAACACACTCCTAAGGTAATGATCTactatgatggagaatccCCTGCATCAGTAGttgtaaactttgtaaaggctgatggaaagaatgttttgaaatatcataATAAGCAGGGTGATAAATGGAATGTAgtaaagaaggaagatCGTGAAAAGCTCTTGAAGGAGTTCAAGGCTTCAGAAGAtaataaagataaagaatcCTCAGAGAACCTTCCTTCTCCTGGGTTGATTCTTGACATTGGCCGACCAGATTCCACAAACTACCAGTCCTTTGACTATAACAAGGATGGAATTCCTACAAGATTCATTATgccaaaggatgataaCGTAATAACTTCAGTCAAGGAAGGTTCTTTAGAAGTATGGAaagcttctggagataatgaCACATGCGCATTTGTAACTCTTCGTCTGAGCGACGGCAAACCCGTAGTTGCACAACTAACTAAAAATGCTAATGGACATCCAATGGTTATATTTGTAAAGAAAGATGGTACATGGAAGCCTACAAATGATTATTCGGCAGAACTTAAGAAGCTCCGAATAACTCCAAAGTCTGTAATAGGTTTTACTCTCGATATTTCTGCTACTAAGGATACTGACAAGTGTACCATCTTTGATACCAAACTTTATGGAGTCCCAGTCCGTTTCTATGTTCCAAAAGTTGGTTTTCATGCTACAAAATTGTCCTTTGGAGGAACTGAGCTCTGGACAAATGCTCCTGAATCGAATAAGAGAATCTTCCTTTTAATAGCCGGGTTGAGTAATGGAGAATTGAATATCATTCATGTATTCACAAGGGGTCAAAGCAATGGCTCTGAGTTGTTATATTACGAATGCAAAGATGGTAACTGGCAGAATATCCAACGAGATGAATATAGCAAGAAGTTTAAGGAGTTGAAGAAATAG
- a CDS encoding ema family member protein (encoded by transcript BEWA_045350A): MRATSLILVISLAISGTLAAKVHNCSSATVNIANDVNEQYNVITKVDENHIVYTTAEGYAFKKVVDNLVEVATFDLKATSPKTVTKYLIDDGIYVTVAMEPSQHFAYKKRGNEYVKLNLVEFYENVLFKDFEKVTIDADKCESAVYFDASSFGSGKMYEFPSSLKRPLKVMSAGKQILGVPKEVLIDVVIYVSGSDKILRIGYVSRDDSRIKEVFYQKVRTYWSPVTVSAAAKVLHAMNSAFPADYESLYDGCPVLTVLFSVAALALFVLFQ; this comes from the coding sequence ATGAGAGCGACATCGTTGATTTTGGTCATTTCCCTGGCGATTTCGGGAACTTTGGCTGCAAAGGTTCACAACTGTTCCTCTGCGACAGTTAACATTGCCAACGACGTGAATGAGCAGTACAACGTGATTACCAAGGTGGACGAGAACCACATCGTATACACGACTGCGGAGGGCTACGCCTTCAAGAAGGTGGTCGACAACCTCGTTGAGGTGGCTACTTTCGACTTGAAGGCGACGTCACCCAAGACGGTCACCAAGTACCTCATTGACGATGGCATCTACGTGACGGTTGCCATGGAGCCGTCTCAGCACTTCGCCTACAAAAAGAGAGGAAACGAGTACGTTAAGCTCAACCTGGTCGAATTCTACGAGAATGTGCTCTTCAAGgactttgaaaaggtgaCGATCGACGCGGACAAGTGCGAGTCTGCCGTCTACTTCGACGCCTCCTCATTCGGCTCTGGCAAGATGTACGAGTTCCCCTCCTCGCTCAAGAGGCCGCTCAAGGTCATGTCGGCCGGCAAGCAGATTTTGGGCGTCCCCAAGGAGGTTCTGATCGACGTGGTAATTTACGTTAGCGGGAGCGACAAGATCCTCAGAATCGGCTACGTCTCTAGGGACGACTCCAGGATCAAGGAGGTGTTTTACCAAAAGGTCCGCACCTACTGGTCACCAGTTACGGTGTCAGCCGCCGCCAAGGTCCTGCATGCAATGAATTCAGCCTTCCCCGCCGACTATGAGTCGCTCTACGACGGCTGCCCAGTGCTCACAGTTTTGTTCTCAGTCGCCGCTCTCGCCCTGTTTGTACTCTTTCAGTGA
- a CDS encoding conserved hypothetical protein (encoded by transcript BEWA_045340A) has product MNARPSILLSGADGVCRQGDVGRYKAEVSLEVLKEAFGGLSAGSKWFSIIIHVTPFSFTCKVEDLALEELRGYDVFLCAVDSVETRRWVNAAVFQLSEFDGLERLLIDGGSQNLYGHVRIVRPGKTSCIECSLSLFTTLETAACSLVGAPKTPEDCIQYAIQVTWEEHNPDTYPDVRFPDVLEWLYKASLERAKSFGIDGVTRNLVDVIASNTIPNLSTTNSIIASLMVNVLSEEPVKKNNFYFYTGDGETSLSAFSLEADPVGAFMPEMNI; this is encoded by the exons ATGAATGCGAGGCCAAGCATATTGTTGAGCGGCGCTGACGGTGTGTGTAGGCAGGGCGACGTTGGAAGGTACAAGGCGGAGGTTTCACTCGAGGTGCTCAAGGAGGCCTTTGGAGGTCTTTCCGCCGGTTCTAAATGGTTTTCTATCATCATCCATGTCACACCATTCAGTTTCACGTGCAAGGTGGAGGATTTGGCGCTGGAGGAGCTCAGGGGCTACGACGTGTTTCTCTGCGCTGTGGACTCTGTGGAGACCCGTAGATGGGTGAATGCGGCTGTGTTTCAGCTCTCAGAGTTTGATGGCTTGGAGAGGCTTTTGATTGACGGTGGATCCCAGAACTTGTACGGGCATGTGCGAATTGTAAGACCGGGCAAAACTTCGTGCATTGAGTGTTCACTCTCCCTCTTTACCACCCTG GAAACCGCAGCCTGTAGTCTTGTCGGTGCTCCAAAGACACCAGAGGACTGTATAc AGTACGCAATTCAAGTGACCTGGGAAGAGCACAACCCAGATACATACCCG GATGTGAGGTTTCCAGATGTGCTTGAATGGTTGTACAAGGCTTCCCTGGAACGTGCCAAGAGTTTTGGAATAGACGGAGTCACTCGCAACCTCGTGGACGTCATTGCGAGT AACACGATTCCGAATTTGTCGACTACAAATAGCATCATCGCATCGTTAATGGTAAATGTACTATCGGAGGAGCCGGTCAAGAAGAACAACTTTTACTTTTACACTGGAGACGGAGAAACCTCCTTGTCGGCCTTTAGTCTGGAAGCTGACCCAGTAGGTGCATTTATGCCAGAAATGAACATCTAG
- a CDS encoding signal peptide containing protein (encoded by transcript BEWA_045360A) — protein sequence MLSAKLVFASLFAFVASAFAAELDLRTLKETGHNDLGLFTVVEGRHSLKLGWFKPLVGKEVQKVRCGTHELWSTAEKEHELHELLVLSKCKEAAFAVVSELTAIGGLAHHYLELDPVAGTLRKKYDGGNTEEFQGFVKAVLLALRNVGAVEALQKPYPAVAAHFFFRHLRLAGERAAAQAGHKPELMQ from the coding sequence ATGCTTTCTGCCAAACTCGTATTCGCTTCCCTCTTTGCCTTTGTGGCCTCAGCCTTTGCCGCTGAACTTGACTTGAGGACTCTCAAGGAAACTGGTCATAATGATCTTGGTTTGTTCACTGTTGTAGAAGGTCGTCATAGTTTGAAGCTTGGATGGTTCAAGCCATTGGTTGGCAAGGAAGTCCAAAAGGTTCGCTGTGGTACTCATGAACTCTGGAGCACAGCCGAGAAGGAACACGAGCTTCACGAACTTCTTGTTCTCTCCAAGTGCAAGGAGGCTGCTTTCGCTGTCGTCTCTGAGTTAACTGCTATAGGAGGTTTGGCTCATCACTACCTCGAGCTTGACCCAGTGGCTGGTACTCTTAGGAAAAAGTATGATGGCGGCAATACAGAGGAGTTCCAGGGCTTTGTTAAGGCGGTCTTGCTCGCTCTCCGCAATGTTGGCGCTGTTGAGGCTCTCCAGAAGCCATATCCAGCTGTTGCCGCTCACTTCTTCTTCCGTCACTTGAGATTGGCTGGAGAGAGGGCTGCCGCTCAAGCCGGACACAAGCCAGAACTCATGCAGTAA
- a CDS encoding tRNA pseudouridine synthase A, putative (encoded by transcript BEWA_045330A) produces MAMTKEFEGLDKVMIDFSYVGRDLHGLAYQKDEDTVEGRLFDALDKVNMLKDLVSSRYERAARTDKGVHALHNYCSFFVDPGFVLSLPDHLHRFYEFLKPSLVKFETDEERNLFRQTRISGMTRPINKHLPKYIRVNSIAIVPPNFSARGDCTYRIYKYYFQPENMDIYLMREACQYFVGHHNFTQFCKTDKRNPKDPNKTIYFFGIEKYNDLLHAAVIKGSSFLWHQVRCMMAVLFLVGKGTINAVEIKNMLERHDEEKMKFV; encoded by the exons ATGGCCATGACGAAGGAATTTGAAGGTCTGGACAAGGTCATGATCGACTTCTCCTACGTCGGTAGGGACCTACAT GGACTGGCTTACCAGAAGGACGAAGATACCGTAGAGGGGAGGCTCTTTGACGCATTAGACAAGGTCAACATGCTCAAGGACTTGGTAAGCAG TCGCTACGAAAGAGCCGCAAGAACTGACAAGGGTGTCCACGCTCTGCACAATTACTGCTCATTCTTTGTCGATCCTGGGTTCGTTCTTTCCTTGCCAGACCATCTGCACAGGTTCTACGAGTTTCTAAAACCGTCCCTCGTGAAATTTGAGACTGATGAAGAAAGGAATCTCTTCAGGCAGACACGCATCAGCGGAATGACTAGGCCCATCAACAAGCATCTCCCCAAGTACATTCGTGTCAATAGCATAGCCATTGTGCCTCCGAACTTTAGCGCCAG GGGAGACTGCACCTATCGAATTTACAAGTACTACTTTCAACCAGAGAACATGGACATTTATTTGATGAGAGAAGCCTGTCAATACTTT GTGGGTCATCACAATTTCACTCAGTTTTGTAAAACGGACAAGAGAAATCCAAAGGATCCAAA TAAAACCATTTACTTTTTCGGGATTGAAAAGTACAATGATCTCCTACATGCGGCTGTGATCAAGGGGAGTTCGTTCCTATGGCACCAG GTCCGCTGCATGATGGCGGTTTTATTTCTAGTCGGAAAAGGAACTATAAACGCTGTGGAAATCAAAAACATGCTAGAGAGGcatgatgaagaaaaaatgAAGTTTGTCTAG
- a CDS encoding reverse transcriptase domain containing protein (encoded by transcript BEWA_045370A): MCDEDTQMLTAMSENSTTEAESASSEAFLTPTEISDAEDGQIEVIDLTPPNYQADEVEILLTGTPPSPSDNSIRVLEPIEVNSQLPEDSSPIEKPGLSDRTSCFLGDEELCNDAAQDRLSRAPGEMQCGPEYNQNNYLNKQVATCTTTQIRQGNRRPSKQQRKENENNKIIALKVLLDCTDEPEKIWPACVLYKVQQSHGKVPKFGWQHIHEAYKARFSKDIDLEKLQDLARKGIRNNLHLKLPSDEELMLRADELPENSLKELRRKINIKEDINGKLVLMEQYEIEEAERTYKIYSQRFQETTFQYILDELGSYLLEISNQPRDFSEATRILQAVQLSYHHVTYKEWEPSNWKENMEFKIAGFKYTKDLIDRDELYDLSKQERGRAIQYMKNRGKILENPQHRLEEKVVLDEKILIYQTRIDRSVERIQFNKDNSNFEKNTRKFFRNLLNQENSQDHPSPVEMEGHWSPAWDARPTNPEKFERYLYLNPTVVREEKDFISEEEFYEIIKGLPDWKACGVDGVYNFFIKRTTHLHPFLYKLTKQACMEPHKIPQWFGKGITYLIKKSSETTPSNYRPITCMSNLYKLVTKCVYRVLIGIVQERRLLSEAQLATVRGVQGAKEQALLNIAINRAHNNNLKTSWLDIKKAFDSIDHKYLHAVLDHLNIPDWITNFIKHITSGWTIDVRCGKEPIMVKKVTRGILQGDSLSPLLFVLCMDPLSKILHSVYPTVKGKIGEKQEHAMNHLLFMDDIKLFAETDEILKKMTDEVKMFCEASGLEINREKSATNSPLCEDTAVLLEGTAMYKYLGIMEDRSSIPSLESWEKIRAEILARVEKLAKTKLNGRNMFKAINMFALSLLNYYTGLLRLLPDDFEALDLDIRKILAKHRIHYLNASPERLYLKRDQCGRGLASATFRSEKMLLTFWDTLRKGSETSTRRALIMKIENEDLTHMSRIEGFVRRKYEKVNNGGIRIGDDNINEMQRRSLFHSLSQKRCHPIFFKQLNGDNLIDRKESALWLTHGNISARDEAAYCALQDRNIFMGNYDKCKHCKGATATVDHLATCCERKLAFDYTRRHNEVLKCVSLHMCCMLNLIKRKKIKGYVMQETVTDGTNELRIDTAVKTDARITNNRPDIQLYDRRQQITYPVRTGLLYVRD; this comes from the coding sequence ATGTGTGACGAAGACACACAAATGCTAACCGCAATGAGTGAAAACTCAACTACAGAAGCAGAATCTGCTTCTAGCGAGGCTTTTCTAACGCCAACGGAGATTAGTGATGCGGAAGATGGCCAAATTGAGGTCATCGACCTAACACCTCCAAACTATCAAGCTGACGAGGTCGAAATCCTGCTAACAGGAACTCCGCCAAGTCCAAGCGATAATTCAATTAGAGTATTAGAGCCGATAGAGGTTAATTCGCAATTACCAGAAGATTCGAGTCCGATAGAAAAGCCAGGTTTGTCTGATCGAACATCCTGTTTTTTAGGTGACGAAGAACTCTGCAACGATGCAGCTCAAGACAGGTTATCTCGAGCCCCGGGTGAAatgcaatgtggacctgaataTAATCAAAACAACTATTTAAAcaaacaggtggcgacttgtacAACTACCCAGATTAGACAGGGGAACAGAAGACCTTCTAAACAGCAGCGGAAGGAAAAcgaaaataataaaatcatAGCTCTAAAGGTACTGTTAGATTGTACGGACGAACCAGAGAAGATTTGGCCTGCATGTGTATTGTACAAGGTCCAACAAAGTCATGGTAAAGTCCCAAAGTTCGGATGGCAACACATCCACGAAGCCTATAAGGCAAGATTTTCTAAAGATATAGACTTGGAAAAACTCCAAGATCTGGCTAGGAAAGGAATAAGAAATAACTTACACTTAAAACTACCCTCTGATGAAGAGCTCATGCTGCGAGCCGATGAACTCCCGGAGAACTCTCTAAAGGAGCTACGTaggaaaataaacatcAAAGAGGATATAAACGGAAAGTTGGTCCTAATGGAACAATATGAAATCGAGGAGGCCGAAAGGACATACAAGATTTACTCACAGAGATTCCAGGAAACAACATTCCAGTATATTTTGGACGAGTTAGGATCCTACTTACTAGAAATCTCAAATCAACCAAGAGACTTCTCAGAAGCTACAAGAATACTACAAGCGGTACAGCTGTCATATCACCACGTAACATACAAGGAATGGGAACCCTCCAATTGGAAGGAAAACATGGAATTTAAGATAGCGGGATTTAAATACACTAAGGACCTGATTGACAGAGATGAACTGTACGACTTGTCGAAACAAGAACGCGGTCGGGCTATACAATACATGAAGAACAGAGggaagattctggaaaacCCCCAACACCGACTCGAAGAAAAAGTAGTCTTGGACGAGAAAATACTAATATACCAGACAAGAATAGACAGGAGCGTAGAGAGGATACAATTCAACAAGGACAACAGTAACTTCGAGAAGAACACGAgaaaattcttcagaaaCCTACTGAACCAAGAAAACTCTCAAGACCATCCGTCTCCAGTGGAAATGGAGGGACACTGGTCCCCTGCGTGGGACGCCAGACCTACAAATCcagaaaagtttgaaagGTATTTATATCTCAACCCTACAGTAGTAAGGGAAGAGAAAGACTTCATCTCcgaagaagaattttatgaGATCATCAAAGGACTCCCAGACTGGAAAGCATGTGGAGTTGATGGAGTATACAACTTCTTTATTAAGAGAACAACACATCTGCACCCCTTCTTGTATAAATTAACGAAACAAGCATGCATGGAACCCCATAAAATACCTCAATGGTTTGGAAAGGGAATAACATACTTGATCAAGAAGAGCAGCGAAACAACGCCAAGCAACTACCGTCCGATAACCTGCATGTCTAACTTGTACAAACTGGTAACAAAATGTGTCTACAGAGTATTAATTGGAATTGTACAGGAGAGAAGATTGCTGTCGGAAGCGCAGTTGGCCACGGTTCGAGGAGTTCAAGGGGCAAAGGAACAAGCACTGTTGAACATCGCAATTAACAGGGCGCACAATAACAATCTGAAGACATCATGGCTCGATATTAAAAAGGCATTCGATTCGATAGAccataaatatttacatgCCGTTTTAGATCACCTGAATATCCCAGATTGGATTACTAACTTTATAAAGCATATCACTAGTGGATGGACAATAGACGTTAGATGTGGGAAAGAACCTATAATGGTGAAAAAGGTAACAAGAGGAATCCTCCAAGGAGACTCGTTATCACCACTTCTATTTGTACTATGCATGGATCCCCTGAGTAAAATCCTACACTCAGTTTACCCAACGGTAAAAGGAAAGATTGGAGAAAAACAGGAACATGCCATGAACCACCTACTATTCATGGATGACATTAAACTATTCGCTGAAACTGACGAAATCCTAAAGAAAATGACGGACGAAGTCAAAATGTTCTGCGAAGCCTCAGGATTGGAAATAAACAGAGAAAAGTCAGCTACAAACTCGCCTCTCTGTGAAGACACTGCGGTACTATTGGAAGGAACTGCAATGTATAAATACTTGGGTATAATGGAGGACAGATCAAGCATCCCATCTTTGGAGTCATGGGAAAAAATCCGAGCTGAAATTCTGGCGAGGGTTGAAAAATTAGCAAAAACCAAGCTGAACGGGAGAAACATGTTCAAGGCGATAAATATGTTTGCATTGTCCCTCCTGAATTACTACACTGGATTGCTAAGACTTTTACCGGATGATTTTGAGGCACTAGACTTGGACATCCGCAAAATACTGGCAAAACATAGGATACATTACCTGAATGCATCCCCTGAAAGACTCTACCTTAAAAGAGATCAATGCGGACGGGGACTAGCATCAGCAACCTTTAGATCTGAAAAGATGTTGCTAACATTCTGGGACACCTTGAGAAAAGGTAGTGAGACATCCACACGCCGTGCATTGATAATgaaaattgaaaatgaagaccTCACCCATATGTCACGCATAGAAGGATTTGTCAGACGTAAATACGAAAAAGTTAACAATGGGGGAATACGAATTGGAGATGACAATATCAATGAGatgcaaaggagaagtCTGTTCCACTCACTTTCACAAAAGAGATGCCACcctatattctttaaacaactGAATGGAGATAATCTAATTGACAGAAAGGAATCTGCACTCTGGCTAACACATGGAAACATTTCAGCTCGAGACGAAGCAGCCTACTGCGCTCTCCAAGACAGAAATATCTTCATGGGAAACTAtgataaatgcaaacattGCAAAGGAGCAACAGCTACCGTCGACCACCTGGCCACATGCTGTGAACGTAAACTAGCCTTTGATTACACTAGGCGACATAACGAAGTactgaaatgtgtatctcTCCACATGTGCTGCATGTTAAAcctaataaaaagaaagaaaataaaaggatatgtgATGCAGGAGACAGTTACTGACGGTACAAACGAACTTAGGATCGATACTGCTGTTAAGACGGACGCCAGGATAACGAACAATAGACCTGATATCCAACTCTACGACAGGAgacaacaaattacctaccccgtacgtaccggattgttatatgtgcgtgattag